A stretch of DNA from Oceanibaculum indicum P24:
CACGGCGCCGGAATTGCCGGTCTCCACGCCGGTGCGCAGATCCTTCACCATCTGGTAGGGCTGCAGCACATAGGAGCGGATCTGGTGGCCCCAGCCGATATCGGTCTTGGCGTCTTCCTGCGCCTGTGCTGCCTCTTCGCGCTTCTGCAGTTCCAGCTCATAGAGCCGCGCCTTCAGCATGGAGAAGGCGGTGGCGCGGTTCTTGTGCTGCGAGCGGTCGCTCTGGCACTGCACCACGATGCCGGTCGGGATGTGGGTGATGCGGATGGCACTGTCGGTCTTGTTCACGTGCTGGCCGCCGGCACCCGAGGCCCGGTAGGTATCGATGCGCAGGTCCTTTTCCTGGTATTCGACCTCGATCTCGTCATCGACCACCGGATAGACCCACACCGAGGAGAAGCTGGTATGGCGCCGGGCCTGCGAATCGAAGGGCGAGATACGCACCAGCCGGTGCACGCCGCTTTCATGCTTCAGCCAGCCATAGGCATTGGGGCCGGTGATCTTCAGCGTGGCCGATTTCAGCCCGGCCTCTTCACCCGCACTCTCTTCCAGCCATTCGACCTTGTAGTCGTGCTGTTCCGCCCAGCGCGTGTACATGCGCGACAGCATCAGGGCCCAGTCCTGCGCCTCGGTGCCGCCAGCGCCGGCATGCACTTCGAGATAGCAGTCATTTCCGTCCGCCTCGCCTGACAGCAGGCTTTCCAGCTGCTTCTTGGCCGCCATCTCACGCAGGCGCTGCAGCGCCTTCTCGGCCTCGGCGACGACATCCTGATCGTCCTCCATCTCGCCGAGTTCGATCAGCTCCAGCGTGTCGTTCAGCTCCCGCTCGATGGAGCGGTAGCCTTCGATGCCCTTTTCCAGCTGGGTGCGCTCGCGCAGCAGCTTCTGGGCCTTCTCGCTGTCGTTCCAGAGGTTGGGGTCGGCCGTAAGGGCATTCAGCTCGTCAAACCGGGAAACCGCACGATCCCAGTCAAAGATGCCTCCTCAGCAGCGCCAACGAGTCTCTGATCTCGTCAGCGACCGCTTGAATTTCCGCGCGCATCGCGTTCTCCAAGTCCAATCGGTTCAAATCATTGCGCCGGCGTCATGCCGGCGGGAGCGCCCTTAATACAGGCCGCCGAGGCCGGTCGCAACCGGGGCGGCACTGTCGCCGGGCGCTTCGCTGACGCCGGGCACCGGCGGCATGTCCACCTGTCCCGGTTCCGGTGCCGTGCCGGGGCGGAACGCTTCCAGGATCACAGCACCGCCATCGCCGGACCGCGCCAGCTGGCCCGACGAGGCATCAATGCGCACGAACTGCACGCCGGGTGGCACGCGGAACGGGATCGAGGGCTCACCCTCCAGCGCTTCGGCCATGAAATCCTTGAAGATCGGCGCCGCGACCGTGGAGCCAGACTCGCGCCCGCCCAGCGTGCGCGGCTGGTCGAAACCAACGAATACACCCACCGCCAGGTCCGGCGAGAAGCCGACGAACCAGGTGTCGAAACTGTCGTTGGTGGTGCCGGTCTTGCCGGCCAGCGGGCGGTTGAGCTCGGCAATGCGCCGCCCGGTGCCGCGCAGCACGACCCCTTGCAGCATGGAGGTCATCTGATAGGCGGTAACCGGCGAGACCACCTCCTGGCGCTGGTCGGGAATCTGCGGCACGCTCTGCCCGTCCCAGCCTTCAACCAGACAGCCCTCGCAGGGCCGGGCATCGTGACGGTACAGCGTCTGGCCATTGCGATCCTGGATGCGGTCGATCACATGCGGCGTGATCCGCTTGCCGCCATTCACGATCATGGCGTAGCCAGCGGTCATTCGCATCAGCGTCGTCTCCCCCGCGCCCAGTGACATGGAGAGCAGCGGCTGCAGATCGTCCATCACACCGAAGCGGCGGGCGTAATCCACCACTTTCGGCATGCCGACCATGGCGGCAAGC
This window harbors:
- the prfB gene encoding peptide chain release factor 2 (programmed frameshift) codes for the protein MRAEIQAVADEIRDSLALLRRHLDWDRAVSRFDELNALTADPNLWNDSEKAQKLLRERTQLEKGIEGYRSIERELNDTLELIELGEMEDDQDVVAEAEKALQRLREMAAKKQLESLLSGEADGNDCYLEVHAGAGGTEAQDWALMLSRMYTRWAEQHDYKVEWLEESAGEEAGLKSATLKITGPNAYGWLKHESGVHRLVRISPFDSQARRHTSFSSVWVYPVVDDEIEVEYQEKDLRIDTYRASGAGGQHVNKTDSAIRITHIPTGIVVQCQSDRSQHKNRATAFSMLKARLYELELQKREEAAQAQEDAKTDIGWGHQIRSYVLQPYQMVKDLRTGVETGNSGAVLDGDIDRFLEASLASKLGEGSGQTAA